A window of the Camelus ferus isolate YT-003-E chromosome 22, BCGSAC_Cfer_1.0, whole genome shotgun sequence genome harbors these coding sequences:
- the ANO8 gene encoding anoctamin-8 isoform X1, which translates to MTEAASGPGGTSLEGERGKRPPPEGEPAAPASGVLDKLFGKRLLQVGRYLVSHKAWMKTVPTENCDVLMTFPDTTDDHTLLWLLNHIRVGIPELIVQVRHHRHTRAYAFFVTATYESLLRGADELGLRKAVKAEFGGGTRGFSCEEDFIYENVESELRFFTSQERQSIIRFWLQNLRAKQGEALHNVRFLEDQPIIPELAARGIIQQVFPVHEQRILNRLMKSWVQAVCENQPLDEICDYFGVKIAMYFAWLGFYTSAMVYPAVFGSVLYTFTEADQTSRDVSCVVFALFNVVWSTLFLEEWKRRGAELAYKWGTLDSPGEAVEEPRPQFRGVRRISPVTRAEEFYYPPWKRLLFQLLVSLPLCLTCLACVFLLMLGCFQLQELVLSVKGLPRLARFLPKVMLALLVSASAEGYKKLAVWLNDMENYRLESAYEKHLIIKVVLFQFVNSYLSLFYIGFYLKDMERLKELLIVLSLSQSLERQLWAVLVPLVALRFRLFLLSLQGLLLVARAKMLATLLITRQFLQNVREVLQPHLYRRLGRGELGLRAAWELARALLGLLSLRRPALHHLEPQAEEGGGGSSSGGGRRCLSGGCGAPEEEEEATMERRPAGEGGEIGDGPRGGKEEEEEDEDEDEEEEDEDEDEGEEDGLLDCGLRLKKVSFAERGSGRRRPGPSPEALLEEGSPTMVEKGLEPSVFTLAEEDDEAEGAPSSPEREPPAVLLRRAGGEGRDQGPDGGPDPEPGSGDSARRQRRQNRSSWIDPPEEEHSPQLTQAELESCMKKYEDTFQDYQEMFVQFGYVVLFSSAFPLAALCALVNNLIEIRSDALKLCTGLQRPFGQRVESIGQWQKVMEVMGVLAIVVNCYLIGQCGQLQRLFPWLSPEAAIVSVVVLEHFALLLKYLIHVAIPDIPGWVAEEMAKLEYQRREAFKRHERQAQHRYQQQQRRRREEEERQRHAEHHARRERDTSGREEARAEGSGQDPAAPEKASAKAKGSGAGSHGPERPKRPGSLLAPNNVMKLKQIIPLQSKFLSSGAASSLASVGAGLTARPPPAQSPTGSDTRLPAFLSFKFLKSPETRRDPERSHSPPKAFHAGKLFPFGGARAEAGSNGAGGQARQDGTPGGGSGRAQRSGPADEATAEEPDTPRPEEEGSGTALAPMGAPALRTRRSRSPAPPPQPPPTPLPRPPTPPAGCWQWDGPWGCGGEGTAPRQAPATAECPPCALAGPPPAPQPLPGDASFYSLPPPPPPSSEPSEPPAPSPSPSPSPSPQAVCWPSGWH; encoded by the exons ATGACCGAAGCCGCCTCTGGCCCCGGGGGAACGTCCCTGGAGGGCGAGCGTGGCAAGAGGCCCCCGCCGGAGGGCGAGCCTGCAGCCCCGGCGTCTGGAGTTCTGG aTAAGCTTTTTGGGAAGCGGCTCCTGCAGGTGGGTCGGTATCTGGTGTCCCACAAGGCATGGATGAAGACGGTGCCCACAGAGAATTGCGACGTATTGATGACCTTCCCAG ACACGACCGATGATCACACTCTGCTATGGCTGCTGAACCACATCCGCGTGGGCATCCCCGAGCTCATCGTGCAAGTCCGCCACCACCGCCACACGCGTGCCTACGCCTTCTTCGTCACCGCCACGTATGAGAG CCTACTCAGAGGGGCCGACGAGCTGGGTCTGCGCAAAGCAGTGAAGGCTGAGTTTGGCGGGGGCACCCGCGGATTCTCCTGCGAGGAGGACTTCATCTACGAGAATGTGGAGAGTGAGCTGCGCTTCTTCACCTCCCAG GAGCGCCAGAGCATCATCCGCTTCTGGCTGCAGAACCTACGTGCCAAGCAGGGCGAGGCACTGCACAACGTGCGCTTTCTGGAAGACCAGCCAATCA TCCCTGAACTGGCGGCCCGAGGGATCATCCAACAGGTGTTTCCAGTCCACGAGCAGCGCATCCTGAACCGCCTCATGAAGTCATGGGTGCAGGCTGTGTGTGAAAACCAGCCTCTAG ATGAGATCTGCGACTACTTTGGAGTCAAGATTGCCATGTACTTCGCCTGGCTGGGTTTCTACACATCAGCAATGGTGTACCCAGCTGTCTTTGGCTCTGTCCTGTACACATTCACGGAGGCTGATCAG ACAAGCCGGGATGTATCCTGTGTGGTCTTTGCCCTCTTCAACGTGGTCTGGTCAACGCTGTTCCTGGAGGAGTGGAAACGGAGGGGGGCGGAGCTGGCCTATAAGTGGGGAACGTTGGACTCACCTGGGGAAGCCGTGGAGGAGCCACGACCCCAGTTCAGG GGCGTGCGACGCATCAGCCCCGTGACTCGGGCTGAAGAATTCTACTACCCTCCCTGGAAGCGGCTGCTCTTCCAGCTGCTCGTGAGTCTCCCCCTGTGCCTCACCTGCCTGGCCTGCGTGTTCCTGCTCATGCTCGGCTGCTTCCAGCTGCAG GAGCTGGTGCTGAGCGTGAAGGGACTGCCCCGTCTCGCCCGCTTCCTGCCAAAAGTCATGCTAGCCCTGCTGGTCAGTGCAAGCGCAGAGGGCTACAAGAAGCTGGCTGTCTGGCTCAATGACATGG AGAATTACCGGCTGGAGAGCGCCTACGAGAAGCACCTCATTATCAAGGTTGTCCTG TTCCAATTCGTCAACTCATACCTGAGCCTCTTCTATATTGGCTTCTACCTCAAAGACATGGAGCGCCTGAAAGAG CTCCTGATCGTCCTGTCCCTGTCCCAGAGCCTCGAGCGGCAGCTTTGGGCGGTGCTGGTCCCGCTCGTGGCCCTGCGGTTCCGCctgttcctcctctccctccagggtCTCCTGCTCGTGGCCCGGGCCAAA atGCTGGCCACCCTGCTGATCACCCGCCAGTTCCTCCAGAATGTTCGGGAGGTGCTGCAGCCCCATCTGTACCGGCGACTGGGCCGTGGCGAGCTTGGCCTGCGGGCCGCTTGGGAGCTGGCCCGTGCCCTACTTGGCCTGCTGAGCCTCCGGCGCCCTGCACTCCACCACCTCGAACCCCAGGCTGAagagggtggtggtggcagcagcagtggtggGGGGCGCAGGTGTCTCAGCGGGGGCTGTGGGGctcctgaggaggaggaggaagccacaATGGAGCGGCGGCCCGCGGGGGAAGGTGGGGAAATAGGGGATGGGCCTCGGGggggcaaggaggaggaggaggaggacgaggatgaggatgaggaagaggaggatgaggatgaggacgAAGGTGAAGAAGACGGCCTCCTGGACTGCGGGCTCCGACTGAAGAAGGTCAGCTTTGCTGAGCGAGGGTCTGGGCGGCGTCGACCTGGCCCAAGCCCAGAGgccctcctggaggaggggagccctACCATggtggagaaggggctggaaCCAAGTGTGTTCACACTGGCTGAGGAAGATGATGAGGCCGAAGGGGCTCCCAGCAGCCCTGAGCGGGAACCCCCGGCTGTTCTGCTTCGCCGGGCCGGAGGCGAGGGCCGAGATCAGGGGCCTGATGGGGGCCCGGACCCAGAGCCAGGTTCGGGTGACTCAGCTCGGAGGCAGCGTCGGCAGAACAGGTCATCTTGGATCGACCCACCAGAGGAGGAACACTCACCCCAGCTCACCCAGGCCGAGCTGGAGAGCTGTATGAAGAAATATGAG GACACGTTCCAGGACTACCAGGAGATGTTTGTGCAGTTTGGCTACGTCGTGCTCTTCTCGTCTGCCTTCCCGCTGGCCGCCCTCTGCGCTCTGGTCAACAACCTCATCGAGATCCGCAGCGACGCCCTCAAGCTGTGCACGGGGCTGCAGCGGCCCTTTGGGCAGCGGGTGGAGAGCATTGGCCAGTGGCAG AAGGTGATGGAGGTCATGGGTGTCCTAGCAATCGTGGTCAACTGCTATCTCATTGGCCAGTGTGGGCAGCTGCAGCGCCTCTTCCCCTGGCTCAGCCCCGAGGCGGCCATCGTGTCTGTGGTGGTGCTTGAG CACTTCGCTCTGCTCCTCAAGTACCTCATCCACGTGGCCATCCCCGACATCCCAGGCTGGGTGGCTGAGGAGATGGCCAAGCTGGAGTACCAGCGCCGGGAGGCATTTAAG AGACATGAGCGCCAGGCCCAGCACCGCtatcagcagcagcagcggcggaggcgggaggaggaggagcgccAGCGCCACGCGGAGCATCATGCCCGGAGGGAGCGCGACACCAGTGGACGGGAGGAGGCTCGGGCTGAGGGCTCCGGGCAGGACCCAGCTGCCCCTGAGAAGGCCTCAGCCAAGGCCAAGGGCAGTGGGGCAGGCAGTCATGGGCCAGAGCGGCCCAAGCGCCCAGGGTCCCTGCTGGCACCTAACAACGTCATGAAGCTGAAGCAGATCATCCCACTGCAGAGCAAGTTCCTGTCATCCGGGGCCGCGTCCTCACTGGCTAGCGTGGGGGCTGGCCTCACCGCCCGGCCGCCCCCTGCCCAGTCGCCCACGGGTAGCGACACCCGCCTGCCAGCTTTCCTCAGCTTCAAATTCCTCAAGTCACCTGAGACCCGGCGGGACCCTGAGCGTAGCCACTCGCCACCCAAGGCCTTCCACGCCGGCAAGCTCTTCCCCTTCGGCGGGGCCCGGGCTGAGGCCGGGTCCAACGGGGCGGGCGGGCAGGCCCGGCAGGACGGGACCCCCGGCGGTGGCAGTGGCCGGGCCCAGCGGAGTGGGCCGGCGGACGAGGCTACAGCTGAGGAGCCGGACACACCCCGGCCCGAAGAGGAAGGCTCAG GGACAGCGCTGGCCCCCATGGGCGCCCCCGCCCTCCGCACCCGCCGCAGCCGGAGCCCTGCGCCGCCGCCACAGCCGCCGCCAACACCGCTGCCCCGGCCCCCGACGCCACCCGCCGGCTGCTGGCAGTGGGACGGGCCGTGGGGCTGCGGGGGCGAGGGCACCGCCCCCCGCCAGGCTCCGGCCACCGCCGAGTGCCCGCCCTGCGCCCTCGCCgggcccccgcccgccccccagcccctgccggGGGACGCCAGCTTCTACAGCCTCCCACCGCCGCCGCCTCCCTCCTCCGAGCCCTCAGAGCCCCCGGCGCCTtcgcccagccccagccccagccccagcccccaggccgtGTGCTGGCCCAGCGGCTGGCATTAG
- the ANO8 gene encoding anoctamin-8 isoform X3: MDEDGAHRELRRIDDLPSLLRGADELGLRKAVKAEFGGGTRGFSCEEDFIYENVESELRFFTSQERQSIIRFWLQNLRAKQGEALHNVRFLEDQPIIPELAARGIIQQVFPVHEQRILNRLMKSWVQAVCENQPLDEICDYFGVKIAMYFAWLGFYTSAMVYPAVFGSVLYTFTEADQTSRDVSCVVFALFNVVWSTLFLEEWKRRGAELAYKWGTLDSPGEAVEEPRPQFRGVRRISPVTRAEEFYYPPWKRLLFQLLVSLPLCLTCLACVFLLMLGCFQLQELVLSVKGLPRLARFLPKVMLALLVSASAEGYKKLAVWLNDMENYRLESAYEKHLIIKVVLFQFVNSYLSLFYIGFYLKDMERLKELLIVLSLSQSLERQLWAVLVPLVALRFRLFLLSLQGLLLVARAKMLATLLITRQFLQNVREVLQPHLYRRLGRGELGLRAAWELARALLGLLSLRRPALHHLEPQAEEGGGGSSSGGGRRCLSGGCGAPEEEEEATMERRPAGEGGEIGDGPRGGKEEEEEDEDEDEEEEDEDEDEGEEDGLLDCGLRLKKVSFAERGSGRRRPGPSPEALLEEGSPTMVEKGLEPSVFTLAEEDDEAEGAPSSPEREPPAVLLRRAGGEGRDQGPDGGPDPEPGSGDSARRQRRQNRSSWIDPPEEEHSPQLTQAELESCMKKYEDTFQDYQEMFVQFGYVVLFSSAFPLAALCALVNNLIEIRSDALKLCTGLQRPFGQRVESIGQWQKVMEVMGVLAIVVNCYLIGQCGQLQRLFPWLSPEAAIVSVVVLEHFALLLKYLIHVAIPDIPGWVAEEMAKLEYQRREAFKRHERQAQHRYQQQQRRRREEEERQRHAEHHARRERDTSGREEARAEGSGQDPAAPEKASAKAKGSGAGSHGPERPKRPGSLLAPNNVMKLKQIIPLQSKFLSSGAASSLASVGAGLTARPPPAQSPTGSDTRLPAFLSFKFLKSPETRRDPERSHSPPKAFHAGKLFPFGGARAEAGSNGAGGQARQDGTPGGGSGRAQRSGPADEATAEEPDTPRPEEEGSGTALAPMGAPALRTRRSRSPAPPPQPPPTPLPRPPTPPAGCWQWDGPWGCGGEGTAPRQAPATAECPPCALAGPPPAPQPLPGDASFYSLPPPPPPSSEPSEPPAPSPSPSPSPSPQAVCWPSGWH; encoded by the exons ATGGATGAAGACGGTGCCCACAGAGAATTGCGACGTATTGATGACCTTCCCAG CCTACTCAGAGGGGCCGACGAGCTGGGTCTGCGCAAAGCAGTGAAGGCTGAGTTTGGCGGGGGCACCCGCGGATTCTCCTGCGAGGAGGACTTCATCTACGAGAATGTGGAGAGTGAGCTGCGCTTCTTCACCTCCCAG GAGCGCCAGAGCATCATCCGCTTCTGGCTGCAGAACCTACGTGCCAAGCAGGGCGAGGCACTGCACAACGTGCGCTTTCTGGAAGACCAGCCAATCA TCCCTGAACTGGCGGCCCGAGGGATCATCCAACAGGTGTTTCCAGTCCACGAGCAGCGCATCCTGAACCGCCTCATGAAGTCATGGGTGCAGGCTGTGTGTGAAAACCAGCCTCTAG ATGAGATCTGCGACTACTTTGGAGTCAAGATTGCCATGTACTTCGCCTGGCTGGGTTTCTACACATCAGCAATGGTGTACCCAGCTGTCTTTGGCTCTGTCCTGTACACATTCACGGAGGCTGATCAG ACAAGCCGGGATGTATCCTGTGTGGTCTTTGCCCTCTTCAACGTGGTCTGGTCAACGCTGTTCCTGGAGGAGTGGAAACGGAGGGGGGCGGAGCTGGCCTATAAGTGGGGAACGTTGGACTCACCTGGGGAAGCCGTGGAGGAGCCACGACCCCAGTTCAGG GGCGTGCGACGCATCAGCCCCGTGACTCGGGCTGAAGAATTCTACTACCCTCCCTGGAAGCGGCTGCTCTTCCAGCTGCTCGTGAGTCTCCCCCTGTGCCTCACCTGCCTGGCCTGCGTGTTCCTGCTCATGCTCGGCTGCTTCCAGCTGCAG GAGCTGGTGCTGAGCGTGAAGGGACTGCCCCGTCTCGCCCGCTTCCTGCCAAAAGTCATGCTAGCCCTGCTGGTCAGTGCAAGCGCAGAGGGCTACAAGAAGCTGGCTGTCTGGCTCAATGACATGG AGAATTACCGGCTGGAGAGCGCCTACGAGAAGCACCTCATTATCAAGGTTGTCCTG TTCCAATTCGTCAACTCATACCTGAGCCTCTTCTATATTGGCTTCTACCTCAAAGACATGGAGCGCCTGAAAGAG CTCCTGATCGTCCTGTCCCTGTCCCAGAGCCTCGAGCGGCAGCTTTGGGCGGTGCTGGTCCCGCTCGTGGCCCTGCGGTTCCGCctgttcctcctctccctccagggtCTCCTGCTCGTGGCCCGGGCCAAA atGCTGGCCACCCTGCTGATCACCCGCCAGTTCCTCCAGAATGTTCGGGAGGTGCTGCAGCCCCATCTGTACCGGCGACTGGGCCGTGGCGAGCTTGGCCTGCGGGCCGCTTGGGAGCTGGCCCGTGCCCTACTTGGCCTGCTGAGCCTCCGGCGCCCTGCACTCCACCACCTCGAACCCCAGGCTGAagagggtggtggtggcagcagcagtggtggGGGGCGCAGGTGTCTCAGCGGGGGCTGTGGGGctcctgaggaggaggaggaagccacaATGGAGCGGCGGCCCGCGGGGGAAGGTGGGGAAATAGGGGATGGGCCTCGGGggggcaaggaggaggaggaggaggacgaggatgaggatgaggaagaggaggatgaggatgaggacgAAGGTGAAGAAGACGGCCTCCTGGACTGCGGGCTCCGACTGAAGAAGGTCAGCTTTGCTGAGCGAGGGTCTGGGCGGCGTCGACCTGGCCCAAGCCCAGAGgccctcctggaggaggggagccctACCATggtggagaaggggctggaaCCAAGTGTGTTCACACTGGCTGAGGAAGATGATGAGGCCGAAGGGGCTCCCAGCAGCCCTGAGCGGGAACCCCCGGCTGTTCTGCTTCGCCGGGCCGGAGGCGAGGGCCGAGATCAGGGGCCTGATGGGGGCCCGGACCCAGAGCCAGGTTCGGGTGACTCAGCTCGGAGGCAGCGTCGGCAGAACAGGTCATCTTGGATCGACCCACCAGAGGAGGAACACTCACCCCAGCTCACCCAGGCCGAGCTGGAGAGCTGTATGAAGAAATATGAG GACACGTTCCAGGACTACCAGGAGATGTTTGTGCAGTTTGGCTACGTCGTGCTCTTCTCGTCTGCCTTCCCGCTGGCCGCCCTCTGCGCTCTGGTCAACAACCTCATCGAGATCCGCAGCGACGCCCTCAAGCTGTGCACGGGGCTGCAGCGGCCCTTTGGGCAGCGGGTGGAGAGCATTGGCCAGTGGCAG AAGGTGATGGAGGTCATGGGTGTCCTAGCAATCGTGGTCAACTGCTATCTCATTGGCCAGTGTGGGCAGCTGCAGCGCCTCTTCCCCTGGCTCAGCCCCGAGGCGGCCATCGTGTCTGTGGTGGTGCTTGAG CACTTCGCTCTGCTCCTCAAGTACCTCATCCACGTGGCCATCCCCGACATCCCAGGCTGGGTGGCTGAGGAGATGGCCAAGCTGGAGTACCAGCGCCGGGAGGCATTTAAG AGACATGAGCGCCAGGCCCAGCACCGCtatcagcagcagcagcggcggaggcgggaggaggaggagcgccAGCGCCACGCGGAGCATCATGCCCGGAGGGAGCGCGACACCAGTGGACGGGAGGAGGCTCGGGCTGAGGGCTCCGGGCAGGACCCAGCTGCCCCTGAGAAGGCCTCAGCCAAGGCCAAGGGCAGTGGGGCAGGCAGTCATGGGCCAGAGCGGCCCAAGCGCCCAGGGTCCCTGCTGGCACCTAACAACGTCATGAAGCTGAAGCAGATCATCCCACTGCAGAGCAAGTTCCTGTCATCCGGGGCCGCGTCCTCACTGGCTAGCGTGGGGGCTGGCCTCACCGCCCGGCCGCCCCCTGCCCAGTCGCCCACGGGTAGCGACACCCGCCTGCCAGCTTTCCTCAGCTTCAAATTCCTCAAGTCACCTGAGACCCGGCGGGACCCTGAGCGTAGCCACTCGCCACCCAAGGCCTTCCACGCCGGCAAGCTCTTCCCCTTCGGCGGGGCCCGGGCTGAGGCCGGGTCCAACGGGGCGGGCGGGCAGGCCCGGCAGGACGGGACCCCCGGCGGTGGCAGTGGCCGGGCCCAGCGGAGTGGGCCGGCGGACGAGGCTACAGCTGAGGAGCCGGACACACCCCGGCCCGAAGAGGAAGGCTCAG GGACAGCGCTGGCCCCCATGGGCGCCCCCGCCCTCCGCACCCGCCGCAGCCGGAGCCCTGCGCCGCCGCCACAGCCGCCGCCAACACCGCTGCCCCGGCCCCCGACGCCACCCGCCGGCTGCTGGCAGTGGGACGGGCCGTGGGGCTGCGGGGGCGAGGGCACCGCCCCCCGCCAGGCTCCGGCCACCGCCGAGTGCCCGCCCTGCGCCCTCGCCgggcccccgcccgccccccagcccctgccggGGGACGCCAGCTTCTACAGCCTCCCACCGCCGCCGCCTCCCTCCTCCGAGCCCTCAGAGCCCCCGGCGCCTtcgcccagccccagccccagccccagcccccaggccgtGTGCTGGCCCAGCGGCTGGCATTAG
- the ANO8 gene encoding anoctamin-8 isoform X2, with product MTEAASGPGGTSLEGERGKRPPPEGEPAAPASGVLDKLFGKRLLQVGRYLVSHKAWMKTVPTENCDVLMTFPDTTDDHTLLWLLNHIRVGIPELIVQVRHHRHTRAYAFFVTATYESLLRGADELGLRKAVKAEFGGGTRGFSCEEDFIYENVESELRFFTSQERQSIIRFWLQNLRAKQGEALHNVRFLEDQPIIPELAARGIIQQVFPVHEQRILNRLMKSWVQAVCENQPLDEICDYFGVKIAMYFAWLGFYTSAMVYPAVFGSVLYTFTEADQTSRDVSCVVFALFNVVWSTLFLEEWKRRGAELAYKWGTLDSPGEAVEEPRPQFRGVRRISPVTRAEEFYYPPWKRLLFQLLVSLPLCLTCLACVFLLMLGCFQLQELVLSVKGLPRLARFLPKVMLALLVSASAEGYKKLAVWLNDMENYRLESAYEKHLIIKVVLFQFVNSYLSLFYIGFYLKDMERLKEMLATLLITRQFLQNVREVLQPHLYRRLGRGELGLRAAWELARALLGLLSLRRPALHHLEPQAEEGGGGSSSGGGRRCLSGGCGAPEEEEEATMERRPAGEGGEIGDGPRGGKEEEEEDEDEDEEEEDEDEDEGEEDGLLDCGLRLKKVSFAERGSGRRRPGPSPEALLEEGSPTMVEKGLEPSVFTLAEEDDEAEGAPSSPEREPPAVLLRRAGGEGRDQGPDGGPDPEPGSGDSARRQRRQNRSSWIDPPEEEHSPQLTQAELESCMKKYEDTFQDYQEMFVQFGYVVLFSSAFPLAALCALVNNLIEIRSDALKLCTGLQRPFGQRVESIGQWQKVMEVMGVLAIVVNCYLIGQCGQLQRLFPWLSPEAAIVSVVVLEHFALLLKYLIHVAIPDIPGWVAEEMAKLEYQRREAFKRHERQAQHRYQQQQRRRREEEERQRHAEHHARRERDTSGREEARAEGSGQDPAAPEKASAKAKGSGAGSHGPERPKRPGSLLAPNNVMKLKQIIPLQSKFLSSGAASSLASVGAGLTARPPPAQSPTGSDTRLPAFLSFKFLKSPETRRDPERSHSPPKAFHAGKLFPFGGARAEAGSNGAGGQARQDGTPGGGSGRAQRSGPADEATAEEPDTPRPEEEGSGTALAPMGAPALRTRRSRSPAPPPQPPPTPLPRPPTPPAGCWQWDGPWGCGGEGTAPRQAPATAECPPCALAGPPPAPQPLPGDASFYSLPPPPPPSSEPSEPPAPSPSPSPSPSPQAVCWPSGWH from the exons ATGACCGAAGCCGCCTCTGGCCCCGGGGGAACGTCCCTGGAGGGCGAGCGTGGCAAGAGGCCCCCGCCGGAGGGCGAGCCTGCAGCCCCGGCGTCTGGAGTTCTGG aTAAGCTTTTTGGGAAGCGGCTCCTGCAGGTGGGTCGGTATCTGGTGTCCCACAAGGCATGGATGAAGACGGTGCCCACAGAGAATTGCGACGTATTGATGACCTTCCCAG ACACGACCGATGATCACACTCTGCTATGGCTGCTGAACCACATCCGCGTGGGCATCCCCGAGCTCATCGTGCAAGTCCGCCACCACCGCCACACGCGTGCCTACGCCTTCTTCGTCACCGCCACGTATGAGAG CCTACTCAGAGGGGCCGACGAGCTGGGTCTGCGCAAAGCAGTGAAGGCTGAGTTTGGCGGGGGCACCCGCGGATTCTCCTGCGAGGAGGACTTCATCTACGAGAATGTGGAGAGTGAGCTGCGCTTCTTCACCTCCCAG GAGCGCCAGAGCATCATCCGCTTCTGGCTGCAGAACCTACGTGCCAAGCAGGGCGAGGCACTGCACAACGTGCGCTTTCTGGAAGACCAGCCAATCA TCCCTGAACTGGCGGCCCGAGGGATCATCCAACAGGTGTTTCCAGTCCACGAGCAGCGCATCCTGAACCGCCTCATGAAGTCATGGGTGCAGGCTGTGTGTGAAAACCAGCCTCTAG ATGAGATCTGCGACTACTTTGGAGTCAAGATTGCCATGTACTTCGCCTGGCTGGGTTTCTACACATCAGCAATGGTGTACCCAGCTGTCTTTGGCTCTGTCCTGTACACATTCACGGAGGCTGATCAG ACAAGCCGGGATGTATCCTGTGTGGTCTTTGCCCTCTTCAACGTGGTCTGGTCAACGCTGTTCCTGGAGGAGTGGAAACGGAGGGGGGCGGAGCTGGCCTATAAGTGGGGAACGTTGGACTCACCTGGGGAAGCCGTGGAGGAGCCACGACCCCAGTTCAGG GGCGTGCGACGCATCAGCCCCGTGACTCGGGCTGAAGAATTCTACTACCCTCCCTGGAAGCGGCTGCTCTTCCAGCTGCTCGTGAGTCTCCCCCTGTGCCTCACCTGCCTGGCCTGCGTGTTCCTGCTCATGCTCGGCTGCTTCCAGCTGCAG GAGCTGGTGCTGAGCGTGAAGGGACTGCCCCGTCTCGCCCGCTTCCTGCCAAAAGTCATGCTAGCCCTGCTGGTCAGTGCAAGCGCAGAGGGCTACAAGAAGCTGGCTGTCTGGCTCAATGACATGG AGAATTACCGGCTGGAGAGCGCCTACGAGAAGCACCTCATTATCAAGGTTGTCCTG TTCCAATTCGTCAACTCATACCTGAGCCTCTTCTATATTGGCTTCTACCTCAAAGACATGGAGCGCCTGAAAGAG atGCTGGCCACCCTGCTGATCACCCGCCAGTTCCTCCAGAATGTTCGGGAGGTGCTGCAGCCCCATCTGTACCGGCGACTGGGCCGTGGCGAGCTTGGCCTGCGGGCCGCTTGGGAGCTGGCCCGTGCCCTACTTGGCCTGCTGAGCCTCCGGCGCCCTGCACTCCACCACCTCGAACCCCAGGCTGAagagggtggtggtggcagcagcagtggtggGGGGCGCAGGTGTCTCAGCGGGGGCTGTGGGGctcctgaggaggaggaggaagccacaATGGAGCGGCGGCCCGCGGGGGAAGGTGGGGAAATAGGGGATGGGCCTCGGGggggcaaggaggaggaggaggaggacgaggatgaggatgaggaagaggaggatgaggatgaggacgAAGGTGAAGAAGACGGCCTCCTGGACTGCGGGCTCCGACTGAAGAAGGTCAGCTTTGCTGAGCGAGGGTCTGGGCGGCGTCGACCTGGCCCAAGCCCAGAGgccctcctggaggaggggagccctACCATggtggagaaggggctggaaCCAAGTGTGTTCACACTGGCTGAGGAAGATGATGAGGCCGAAGGGGCTCCCAGCAGCCCTGAGCGGGAACCCCCGGCTGTTCTGCTTCGCCGGGCCGGAGGCGAGGGCCGAGATCAGGGGCCTGATGGGGGCCCGGACCCAGAGCCAGGTTCGGGTGACTCAGCTCGGAGGCAGCGTCGGCAGAACAGGTCATCTTGGATCGACCCACCAGAGGAGGAACACTCACCCCAGCTCACCCAGGCCGAGCTGGAGAGCTGTATGAAGAAATATGAG GACACGTTCCAGGACTACCAGGAGATGTTTGTGCAGTTTGGCTACGTCGTGCTCTTCTCGTCTGCCTTCCCGCTGGCCGCCCTCTGCGCTCTGGTCAACAACCTCATCGAGATCCGCAGCGACGCCCTCAAGCTGTGCACGGGGCTGCAGCGGCCCTTTGGGCAGCGGGTGGAGAGCATTGGCCAGTGGCAG AAGGTGATGGAGGTCATGGGTGTCCTAGCAATCGTGGTCAACTGCTATCTCATTGGCCAGTGTGGGCAGCTGCAGCGCCTCTTCCCCTGGCTCAGCCCCGAGGCGGCCATCGTGTCTGTGGTGGTGCTTGAG CACTTCGCTCTGCTCCTCAAGTACCTCATCCACGTGGCCATCCCCGACATCCCAGGCTGGGTGGCTGAGGAGATGGCCAAGCTGGAGTACCAGCGCCGGGAGGCATTTAAG AGACATGAGCGCCAGGCCCAGCACCGCtatcagcagcagcagcggcggaggcgggaggaggaggagcgccAGCGCCACGCGGAGCATCATGCCCGGAGGGAGCGCGACACCAGTGGACGGGAGGAGGCTCGGGCTGAGGGCTCCGGGCAGGACCCAGCTGCCCCTGAGAAGGCCTCAGCCAAGGCCAAGGGCAGTGGGGCAGGCAGTCATGGGCCAGAGCGGCCCAAGCGCCCAGGGTCCCTGCTGGCACCTAACAACGTCATGAAGCTGAAGCAGATCATCCCACTGCAGAGCAAGTTCCTGTCATCCGGGGCCGCGTCCTCACTGGCTAGCGTGGGGGCTGGCCTCACCGCCCGGCCGCCCCCTGCCCAGTCGCCCACGGGTAGCGACACCCGCCTGCCAGCTTTCCTCAGCTTCAAATTCCTCAAGTCACCTGAGACCCGGCGGGACCCTGAGCGTAGCCACTCGCCACCCAAGGCCTTCCACGCCGGCAAGCTCTTCCCCTTCGGCGGGGCCCGGGCTGAGGCCGGGTCCAACGGGGCGGGCGGGCAGGCCCGGCAGGACGGGACCCCCGGCGGTGGCAGTGGCCGGGCCCAGCGGAGTGGGCCGGCGGACGAGGCTACAGCTGAGGAGCCGGACACACCCCGGCCCGAAGAGGAAGGCTCAG GGACAGCGCTGGCCCCCATGGGCGCCCCCGCCCTCCGCACCCGCCGCAGCCGGAGCCCTGCGCCGCCGCCACAGCCGCCGCCAACACCGCTGCCCCGGCCCCCGACGCCACCCGCCGGCTGCTGGCAGTGGGACGGGCCGTGGGGCTGCGGGGGCGAGGGCACCGCCCCCCGCCAGGCTCCGGCCACCGCCGAGTGCCCGCCCTGCGCCCTCGCCgggcccccgcccgccccccagcccctgccggGGGACGCCAGCTTCTACAGCCTCCCACCGCCGCCGCCTCCCTCCTCCGAGCCCTCAGAGCCCCCGGCGCCTtcgcccagccccagccccagccccagcccccaggccgtGTGCTGGCCCAGCGGCTGGCATTAG